The DNA sequence TGCCCGGATGATAGGGTCCTTTCCAAAGATCTAGTCATAAGTAGATtactcttttgaaaaatgaatctcCTGAACTTTCAGCGAGTCAGTGAAGAGAGCTGCACCTAAATTGAggtattattttaaaatgtattaatcATTTCATTTTGCAGAAACCAGCTACTACCATCAGATTTTTTAATCGAACTGATTTTTACACTCTTCATGGATCAGATGCTGTTTTTGCTGCCAAGGAAGTCTACAAAACAACATCTTTTCTGAAGATGATCGGTTCAGGTATGACTATCAGTTGccactttaaaaattttgtggggCAAAGAACAATTTAATCATGGTGTCTAGGATCTGGAGAAACCAAGAATTCCCAGTATTCACCAGGAAACAAAACATGTCCAGAAATGTCAAAGAATTTGCTAGGAAACAAATACATAAACCGGACATTTCTTCTTTCTCCCCTCTGGGATTAAATTATTCTTAATATTTGTGATTTGTGTCGAATATACTTCAAAGAAccaaacaaaaaatgaattagttCATCTTTTTTCACAGACTTTGTAaatccctcccccccttcctaGAAAATCTAATGAAAAACTAGTGGAAATTCTGAATTATCATTAGggaatttttcccgaaaaatctgGGGATTGTCTgggaatggaggaaaaaaaaatttagatactgTGAACTTAATTAGCCTTAAAACATAGTAAAATAACCAATTAATCCGGGCAAAGGATGCTGCAGCATATGCAATATCAGATACCTAAAAAAAACCCAgaatgtttcaaaataattgcaacttcattttcaactagaaaaaagaaagccaAATTGTGTCGTCGATTTGCTTTAATTACAAGACAAAGACTGATTACAAGTAAAAACTGTAAGTTGTAAGGGCGGGAACTAGCCAatgtcaaaagaaaaaaacagctAGCTAAGCCATTAGAAGCACGCTAAACAGGGAAGGTTTCAAGTTTCGTTTGAACAAGAGCTGCTCTCCATCCAAGAAAAGAGGCGAAAATAGGTCTTCTAGTTTctatatttttcatgattccTAGAGTGATTTTTACATGCATCTCCTGTTATTTACCACCAGAAAATGACAAACTGGAATCAATCATTTTGAATAAGAACAACTTCGAGTCTTTTTTGAGGGATCTGCTCTTAGTGAAATCCTACCGTGTTGAAGTCTACTGCAATAAACCTACAGCCAAAGGATCAGCCAGTTGGGTTCTAGAATTCAAGGtaagctttaaaacaatttcAGTCTGCTCCAAACTTTCATGTAACACAACCTCTATTCCAGAGGCATATTTTTTGTATGATGATCTTGAGTTACCAACTAATCATTGTAATTAACGGAAGTCTGAAAGTTACCTACGTTTATATTTTAACTTGTTGTGATTAATCAAACTGCATTTTTACCTTAGGGAACTACCATCATTTCTGATAAGAAAAGACAGAGAACTCTAAAATTCCTGGTCTTCTACATAAGCTGTATAATCTAATCTTATTTCGCTTTGTAATACCTTCGTAAATTCAATTCATGTAAAGACATACAGTTCTTGTAACAGTTATTGTATgctttaaaattaggaaaaaagactcttgtccaattttagaaacaatatgtGTACCATCAATTTCCCTATTCAGGTACATGTTTTATGGATTATTTAGAAAGTTCCTCTTTGTTGTTCCTAACATGCGGGATTCGGGAGTTAGATGAATTTTAGAGATTACATTCCAACCTCATCTGAGATCAAATGGATGCAGTTAGGTTTTTTTAGCTTCACAAAAGATGAAAATCGAATGTTTCCATCCACGCAAAGAGGTATCCGAAAAACTTTTTTGCATCTCTCTGCTCCAAATTCTGATCAATGAAGTTGTTTctaaagaaaatacatttttgaccAATTGAAAGCTCTCTCAAGAGCTACGGACCATGAAAACTTACTCAAGGAGCTGTTAGAAGGATTTATTGCTCTCAATTACAtgtctcttgttttttttgGGCTGTGTTGTTTGCCACATTCTGTAAAATAGTGAATAGAAAATTCCACATGCATTGACATATAGTTGACTCAAACTATCAGCTAAACTGTATTAATTTTTTAGGGTTCGCCAGGGAATTTGTCGCAGTTTGAAGACCTCTTATTTGACAGTGTGGATCAAGTTGAATGGAACTGCGTGGCAGCTATCAAAATTGGAACTAAAAATAAAGACAAGGTAAGCTGTTATATTgactttttgttttgtttttttgtttgcatCATTGATTTTCTTGCTCAAGATAGTTGCTCTCATGAAGTCTCTGATTATTCttagaaaatttctgaaaattgtatGTATATGTTTAAGACACCAAGATTCTCAAATGGGACAGTTCTCTCGCAGCCCATGTCTTACATCACTTAATCGACCAATCGACGTTTCATGCTGGAAAATTTGTCTCAATGGCAGCATTTTACAATTTCTGCTCCTTTTCTACTTTTTGGCAGGGAACAAACCGTACTCTTTCCTAAACATTtctatcaaatattttttacacagagaaaataaacgaaaatttcaaatatttacacTGATGCTTTATTCATATTAAATCATGTAGTAAGAGGGAATATCTTCAATGCAAATCTTTAGTATACAATAAATCAATGATGCCAATATCTTCCTTATCACCTTTTCCTGTAACTTTGTATCCATGGATAAAGTTCACATACCCACGTATTTTACAACATCGACTATTTAATTATAATACTTCATGAATCCCCAAAATTTCACCATAGTGTAactatttacttttttaaccCTTTCCGGTCCGCGGCAGTTTTCCACGGCCGTCGTTAAGTGAGGTTAAGGTAGCAGCGATGTTGTCAACAAAGACAGTGGTTTCCAAAGGCTCCACCAGAGGCCGCCACTTGCTGGAGCAGTCGAATATACCCGATATCGGGCCTGCACAGAAGTTCAATCTTTTGGGCGACTATATCCGACATCGGACCTAAACGCGTTATTTTTCACGGCGAATATATCCGACATTGGACCGGAAAGGGTTAAATccttatttaatttattataattgCTTTGTTTTTTGTGCCCTGCAGGTCGTTGGTGTGGCAATGGTAGACGCTGTTGACCACAAGTTTAATGTCTGTGAATTTGTCGATGATGAGTATTTCACAAATCTGGGAGCTTTTATTACTCAGCATGGTCCAAAAGAATGCTTAGTGCCAGATGGATGTTGTGAGAATGCCAAAAAGGTAATACCCTTCGACCAGTAGAGATAGTTAGATACATTTGTCGTTTGAAATTGACGAATAGTTTGTTATACCCAGATGCTCTGATTTCAACTTGCATACGCAAAATTATCTTACTCTACCATTTTTGAATTAGGTATACTATTACTTGAAAAGAAGAATTCCCAAATGCATTTCTAGTTTTCATTTGGTATAGTCTTCACTTTCTGGGAGGATAATTTCAACATAGCCAGTTttcagctaaaaaaaaatattttaatttatgttGTTGTTCACATAACCCCTTTACCCTTATTCTCCCTGTAAAATTTGGTATGAGCAACAGAGAAAAACGCCTTGTTTACCCACTTGGATTAGCAGATTGCACTTAAAGTAATCGCTGATGAGTTGTAAGTATCTCTTAATCTTTTGAGAAGATTTTCAATACTAACTCTAAGTCCAACGATTTTCCTTATACACTAGTGATTCCTCTTCTCAAATTATTCTGTTTTATtctaaattatcttttttttactcTGTTATTAGGTAGTTTCACGAGGAGGAATTTTAGTCAGCAGCCGGAAAAATGCCGAATTCTCTGATGATGGCCTGGTACAAGAGTTAAATAAACTTCTCCTGTTTCAAGACGGTCAGTTAGAAAAAGCTGCTGCCTTACCAGAGATGAACCTCAAAATAGCCGCTGGTGCTTTACACGCAATCATCAAGTATTTAGAGGTATTTTTAATTTGCTCGTTTGTCTGTATTTTTGTCTAAATTTCTTTATTAGGCATTCTTCCACAGTCATGGTTTATCAACAAGGCTCTGGTTGTGTTTTAAGAAGTATCTTTGCttgaaatttctcatttatCCCAGCCCACTCATATCTGTAAATACTGGGAAATTGTCAAACTTTACTCGCATGTAAATCCTCAAAGTAAATGGAATctagtcattttttatttttttatgaccCACTAGGAGGAGATCGGTTTTCTTTTCTTAACATTTATGGTTTCtgatgaaattacctttctcccgatcacttttaTCCGGTTTtcagacgatagctatttcgatgttaatcatcatcatcaggtcacttCGACTTCGATTCAGAGATATGCGAACGCACCAACAACGAACGGGCAACTCGATGACGCAACGGCCGGAACACCGGTGATAAGAACGCGTTCGCGACGGGTGCACCCACGagttttttaaaagtgttttatagtaaattttaacaatataagaTGTGACTCTTAGTGTTTACTGAATCGAAGTTGaagtgacctgatgatgatgattaacatcgaaatagctaCCGTCTAAAAACCAGAtaaaagtgatcgggagaaaggtaatttcatcaacataatgcagcccgataaaaataagttcaactttaaatttatGGTTTTGTAAATACCATTGGTTTTGACATCCTTTGCAACTTCATCGAATGTCTTTGatctatttatttactttttcttcttcatcttcttcctttACAAGAAGTATttaaactaattcttgaatctACAAGCCTTTGAAAAGGTTTACggttcaaaatgttttaaaattgttgtcATGAAATCATGTTAAGCTTTGCTGTATGTCTTATACCTAATGAATGAATACCTCAATGTTTGTTCTAGCTGTTGTCCAACCAAGAAAATTATTCTCAGTACTCGATATCAACCTTCGAACTTTCCAAATTTGTACATTTAGACGCATCAGCAGTTCAAGCTCTCAATATTACTCCTCAATCTCAATCTACgatttttaacaaacatcatTCCATTATAGGGCTATTAGACAAATGCAGAACTTCTCATGGGCACAGGTAAACTTTTACAGTGTTACAACTCTTGGAATACAAAAGcttgctaatttttctctgttctctgtttttttttttattttattttttttaattctttagaCAGTAAGTATGATCGCCAGTGTTCACGCCCTTTGCATAATTTATTTTAGTCTCTCATCATTTAtgtaaaaatgatcaaatttccagaaaatagGTTGtaacttcttgaaaatttctgtaaattcCTTGCACAACTTCATGTTTTCGGGGTTGTCACTGTCGGGAAATACCGTGAAATGTCAGGGACTCTAAAAAAAGTCAAGGATGACTGgtaaatgtcaggaaaaatgacaaaagtgtcagggaaaaattgtcaagttgCCTTTATTTGCTTCCGAGAATGAGTTAAACGTTTTGAATAACAAATTTTGTGGGTAAACTTCTTGAAATGTTGTCTTTTCAACCATTTGGtttatcttcaattgtcagggaattaaCCGAAATGTGTCTGGCAAATCAGGGAAATTCGTGTTCTAAACTCTGTAGCAACTCTGCGGTTTCTGTGATTTGTACATTgcaaaatgagcattttctcTACATCTGGGGTTATTCCCTACTAATTTAGATAACTGATAAATCGTCCCACAGTAAAATAATATTATCGCATCTGTGTGTGcctctttttacaaaatgcagaAATGGTACCAgctcttttttcctctgtaattttgaaaaatttaaaaatattatgttttCTCCCCTGTACATCCTGCACTGTGTCCAGTCTCAAATGCATTTACTATTTTATAGGCTCCTGGCCCAGTGGATTAAACAACCATTGTGTGACATCAATGCGATTCAAGAAAGACATGATATTGTTGAAGCTCTTGCAATGGATATTACCTTAAGAGCAAGTTTACACGATGATCATTTACGTCGTATTCCTGACCTGCAAGCACTCTCAAAGAAAGTACATCGCAAAAAAGCTAATTTGCAAGATTGTTACCGGTAAATGACACTTTCAATTGACTTTATTATGTGTCTTACTCAAAAACATTGAATCTTGTAGAATCTAGtagcggctccagtgaatttttgtcgaaTTGTAAGGCTTTTTTTCTTGGTTAATaattaatttgcaaaaataaaatattgctattccgttgtaaaattttatgttcTAGAACTTTTTCTCTTaagaattttgtctgaaaatatactctaaacgagatattcgtgaaaaactgaACGCGCAAAGAAATTCTCCATTGCTTCTCTGCAGTCTTTTTGAGTGCTTGGGACACATGCTCTCTTTCCTTCCCCTCTCGCCCATCATGGGGCTCTGAGAAACTTGTCATGCTCCGCTTGTACTAAACCGAGACGGACGTATGGTCTAcctgattcaatgtctttgatcTTTTACTAGTGTTTGTTAATCTTCAATCTTCAACATTTTTAACATCATATCCTTATGTTTTGAAACCCCGCGTACCtatgtattttatatttttcacatTACTTTTGCTGggtttttttacagaatttatcAGGCTGTCTCAAAATTGCCAGATCTGTTAAATAGTCTGGAGACAAGTTATCAAGATAATCCTCAGCCGACGCTTTCATCTTGTTTTATCACTCCTCTCAAGGAACAGATCACAGAGCTGGACAAATATCAAGAAATGGTTCAATCTACGATTGACTTGGATTCAGTCGATAAAGGAGAATATTTAATAAAGTCTGAATTTGATCAAGATTTACAAggtaacttttctttttcactgcatttaaatgaaataattagtttctttttgatttatacCTGAAGAAAGAAGGTTTACGTGTCACTGTCATTTGCAGATTAATGCTGAAAATGTTTTATCTTTAGATCTCTGTGTGCATATGTTCGTtgtgaaaagtcagagaatctTCAATATATTGGTCAGGGAATatcgaaaattcaaagaattttggCTCGTCAAGTCTGCAGGCATCTTGTTGAACAGTTAAATTCGAGGGTCTTTTTATGATAGGTAACAAAAGTTTTTACGATGCAAGTCTGATAAGACTCACCCCGGTTAATTTCTGATAAGGACTTAAAGCAGCCTTTCACCTCCATAAATGCTCCATATTGCCCTATTGCCAATTCAACATTCAAGCCTGTTGATGTCATGAatacactcatatttttttcgcaaaacgttgatcatcaaagttttataaagttttaaaattattcaagtCTAGTTTTCTTTACAATTGACTAAAAGCCTTTTCTCTAATAATACAGTAAAACCTTGTTACACTAAGTTTCAGTAGACTAGCAAAAAATGTTGTTTAATCGAGATCGTTTTTTCGTCAAACCATGCTTAAATATGCAACTGACATCATTTTAAGTCAACTTTCGTGACTTTTGTGGTATTCTAATGTCACAAAGTACCAAAGAATGTTGTTGGAACTACATCTGTGTGTGTGCAAAGAAAGTAAATCATGAATCTCATCATTTTGTTTTATATTCGTTTCCAGACTACAGAGAAAAGATGGAGAAACTTGAAGAACAAATGAAAAAACACTTAACATCTGTTGCATCTGATTTGGATTATCAAGCGCACAAACAAATCAAATTAGAATCAAATTCCATGCATGGGTTTTTCTTCAGAGTTACACTCAAAGTAagtattttattaatttgatcAAGGTTACAGGTTCAGAGGCAGGGACCGAATTGCGGGGTAGAGTGTAAGTTTTAAGGCTCAAATAATGTGAAGTACTTGATTTTAATTTATCCAAATCGTAAACTAAAATTTATCTAATCTCTTCATTTAATGTTTGCTTAAACAAAAGTTTATTGGAatgatttatttaaaatttatcgaaataaacagattttaaagaaatttgatCGCAAGCAAAATCATCATGGGAAGTAAAAAGTGTCGCAGAAAAAAAAGCCTTTTAGTCAATGAAGAAGCAAACCAATCTTTGTATTGCAGCAAACTGATGGCATAGACTATCTCCTGCCATTGAAATTACCCTGGAGTGCATATTTAGTCAATTATTAGGTACATATCATGATAGAGcttcagaaaaaattttgtaagaGAAGAAAATCACTTTTAAAAGAGCCAAAACATAGGTATTCATTACAAGAATTAAACTCGAGTTAAATCATCCAGCTCTAAAAATATATTGCTCCTCTGAAACTATCAGTCTTAATTTATGCTATTCTGCTACTTGATGGAGACGGCAACCTTAAAAACAAGTTTGGCTAAATCGATGAAGAAAAGAGTGCAATGAACGATACCGAAATCCGTTTGCGAATATCTTCATTCGTTGAGCTGCTATTGCGAAAAAACAGCTGAGCGCATCATGTCATGAGCTCTGTCTGGCATTTCGCAGTTTACACTCTGCATCTTGTCTGTGGTGTCAAGTGGCCGATGCGTGATCGCGACAAGTTATTAGTTCGCCCCGATCTCGCTCATTCCTAGCCGGCTCTTTTTTGTTTGCTCAGATGTGACTATTACCActtcttgtgtttttttaacttaatgAATAATTTACCATCTCAGTGTGAACCGCAGTCGCACCGGGAGCGCATGACGTCACCAGTCAGACTTTCAATCTTTCATATCTCTGCTGATTTTGCGAATTTTCCATTCGGGACAGAACCATCTTGCTTCTTATACCTTCccgcttcaatttttaatgctaTCTCATTTTCGATTTTAAGGTTGCCCTCCCCATTAAGAAAACTTAGTAAATTacttttatcttaattttttacggTGGCAAGTACCGGAAATTGTTTTGTGTCATGCTCCCGCATCATCAAATCCCTCCGTTAATAACATTGCTCAATTTTGTGTTCTTTTTCAGGATGCCAAGGCAATCACTCGGAACAAGTCTTATGAAGTGTTGGATACAAATAAAGGAGGTGCACGATTTAggacaaaaaaattggattctttAAATGAAGAATATTTACAAATAAGAGAAAACTACACAAAACATCAAGAATCGATAGTAAATGAAGTGGTGTCCATTGCAGGTTGGTCTATTTGTACGGTTAATCAATCTTTTCCACTCCTTGGATTAAAATCAGTTACAATGGTCATAGTGATTGCTTTTAGCTCTAGCGTAGAACTGGTTGAGAAGTATTCAATCTGAGTTTGGTGAAAGAGAGTCATTGGTTATCATGGCTCAAATGTCTGTATGTATTCCTGTTttttctgccatgctaaagaagaacgctgtatgagccttcatacgctgtcaaatttccttggatataATACAGATTTCCAGGTAAATCTGTGATTGTTTTAcccccaaatttttttagaaaataaagttgcaattagatttaaattatctgaaacttatagagaaaatattcatatctcttcttataaataaatattctattggaggaaatttggcaactctggaacgTTCATACAGTATTCTCTCTCAGCTTGGCAGTTTTCCTGAAGCAAATAAGCAAAATATTCCATTAGGAACCTTAATGAAATGCATTCCccaccccctttttttttcagagcgaAGATTGAAGTGTGTGTTCTTTTTGTTAATCTAATAAGAGCAAGTCCCAGAATGCTCCTCATATTTTTTACTTATATTATAGTGCTTCAATCATTCTTCCTCCTCATCAGTATCCCGTGTAGTGAACTGCAACCAACTTTTGTCTTTAT is a window from the Bemisia tabaci chromosome 5, PGI_BMITA_v3 genome containing:
- the spel1 gene encoding DNA mismatch repair protein Msh2; this translates as MVEPATKLNLDPKQQQRFIAFFKSLPQKPATTIRFFNRTDFYTLHGSDAVFAAKEVYKTTSFLKMIGSENDKLESIILNKNNFESFLRDLLLVKSYRVEVYCNKPTAKGSASWVLEFKGSPGNLSQFEDLLFDSVDQVEWNCVAAIKIGTKNKDKVVGVAMVDAVDHKFNVCEFVDDEYFTNLGAFITQHGPKECLVPDGCCENAKKVVSRGGILVSSRKNAEFSDDGLVQELNKLLLFQDGQLEKAAALPEMNLKIAAGALHAIIKYLELLSNQENYSQYSISTFELSKFVHLDASAVQALNITPQSQSTIFNKHHSIIGLLDKCRTSHGHRLLAQWIKQPLCDINAIQERHDIVEALAMDITLRASLHDDHLRRIPDLQALSKKVHRKKANLQDCYRIYQAVSKLPDLLNSLETSYQDNPQPTLSSCFITPLKEQITELDKYQEMVQSTIDLDSVDKGEYLIKSEFDQDLQDYREKMEKLEEQMKKHLTSVASDLDYQAHKQIKLESNSMHGFFFRVTLKDAKAITRNKSYEVLDTNKGGARFRTKKLDSLNEEYLQIRENYTKHQESIVNEVVSIAAGYTNTLQFLSFTLAQLDVLCSFAMVAESAPKPFVRPKMHPKGTGILSLKQCRHPCLELEDGISYVPNDVHFEQGKSTFIIITGPNMGGKSTYIRSIGVTALLAHIGCFVPCDSAEISILDAILARMGAHDSQLKGMSTFMVEMVETSSILRKATADSLVIIDELGRGTSTYEGCGIAWAIVEHLAKEIKCPSLFATHFHELTRLADEIETIHNFHVTALTLEDKLLLLYQVKPGVCNRSFGIHIAKMAKFPDRVVEESEQELQELEDFQAAAASLPENDRKRHIQEGEQLIEDFYSKVMRLKTSESSEEDIEKKFEELKQDLLSKKNPYIEALIK